TTATTAAAGAAACGAGCTTTCAACAGTTTAGAGGAGGATTTACTAATGCCATTAGTATCAATGAAAGAAATGTTGAATACTGCTAAAGATAACGGTTATGCAGTAGGTCAATTCAACTTGAACAACTTAGAGTTCACGCAAGCGATTTTACAAGCAGCACAAGAAGAAAAATCTCCAGT
The sequence above is drawn from the Priestia filamentosa genome and encodes:
- a CDS encoding class II fructose-bisphosphate aldolase; its protein translation is MPLVSMKEMLNTAKDNGYAVGQFNLNNLEFTQAILQAAQEEKSPV